In Pseudomonas grandcourensis, the DNA window TCCCCATACCCCAACGTCTCAGCCTCACGCTGATAGTCGAGCACAATCTGATAGTCGCTTTCGTTGGCGGGCAGTACCTCTGGCAAACCGAGGGTTTCGGCAACCTGCGGCAGTTCGCGCAATGCCAGGTTCATCACCCGCAGAAGCGCTTCAGCCTGCTCATCGCTGACCGTCGCGGCGGTAATGAACGGTAAGGCAGGGCTGAGCGCACTGCGGGCAATCACCCGCAAACCGGCCACTTCCTCTGCGGCATGGCGTGCCAGATAGGCAAAGGTCACGCTGTCGATGGCCGCCAGATCGGCAAGGTCTTCACGTAACCAGCGCAGGCTTTCGCGATGGCTGCCGCTGATTCCCACCTGAGCAAAAAATCGCCCGTCACGTTGCAGCGGTGCCAAGCGGCGGCGCAGCAGATTCATGCCGCTGTTGGAGTCCTGGCCATTGATCACGCCTCGGCTGCCGCGAAAATCCGCCAGGGTTGGCCGTGCATCATCAAGACGTCCCAGAATCAGGCTGCAATGATTGCCGTTGCTGCTGTCCGGCAGTTCATAACGAGGGCGTCCCAGCACCCGGACCTTGCCGCGCAATGCCGTCATCAGCGGATAACCGCAGGTTTGTGTCAGCAGCAAGTTCGGCGACAACCACATCTGCATCAGGGACAGGCCTTCGGTATCACGGCGGGTGTCGCCCAGACGCTCGAGGATTCGCGCCAGCCAGCGTTCGTTGGCCCGGTGGATGGGTTCGGGGGCGGTGTACATCAGCAGTTCGGCGATGTGTTGGGTCATCAAAACTTCCTCATGCAACGCAATCCCCTGTGGGATTGGAGGTGATCCATACTTCAGTGAAACGGATGCCTGGGACTGTCGATGGCTTTGACGCCATGCTCACGCCACAACTGCCCATACCCCTGCACCAGGAATCCACCGCTGCGCGCCAACCATTGCTCGCGGCGGGCCTGGTATGCACGGGGCAAGTCGTACCAGGGCAACCCCGGCAACTCGTGATGCACCAGATGAAAGTTGAGGTTCAGGAACAGCCAGCGCCACGGCCAGGCCGCTTCGTTGAGTACCGTGCGTTGCTCCGGTGCCGCGTGAGGGCGATGTTCATAGTAGGAGCGAATCATGGCGATCGACAGCGCTGGCACACTGATCAACAACAGGTAATGCCAAACCGGCAGCACACTGACACTCGCGATGAACAGCAACATCACCCCGGTCATCAAGCCGTGACTCAACCACATCAACCACGCCTGACGCTCGCCGGCCCTGAGGCGCTGTAGCTCTTCACGGGCCAGCGCCAGCAAGGCCAGCGGTGCCCCCAGGGCAAAGCGGCCGAGCACGGTTTTGCTCAGCCAGTGCAGGCTGCGCACCAACGCCGAGCTGCCCTGCCACTGCCCGGCACTCAGGTAACGGCTTTCCGGATCGCGACCGGGGATCGTCAGGTCCTCGTCGCGGTGATGCAGCAAATGGCTATCGCGGTACAAGGTGTACGGATACCAAACGGCAAACGGTGCGTAGCCAAGGATTTTGTTCAGGATTGGCCAGCGTGTGGGATGACCATGCAACAGTTCGTGTTGCACGGATAACCACAACACCAGCAATGGAATCAGCAACAGCGTGCTCCACCACAAACCCAATCGATGGCTGTTCAACACGATGCCAAACCAGGCGCCATACACACCGATCAACAGCAACCAGGTCGGCCATTCGGTGCGCGCGGTGAAGCGTCGGCGCAGGGATTCGATTTCTGCTTGGTGGGCGCTATCAAAGTAATGGGGCATGGCGTTGCTCAGATCGGGGACCAGTCCCCTTCTGTGCAATGGCTTTGGGAAATCTTGCAGATTATTTTCAGGAGGATCGCTCCCATGTTGCATGGGAGCGATCAATCAATGCGGGATCAGTGACCGAACACGCCGACCTTTTTGGCCTTCTTGTCTGCGCGCTTCTCGATAGCGGTTTTCACCGGTTTCTTTTTCGCCGATTTCTTTGAATCCATACCTTTGGACATGATGCGTACTCCACTCATGGGGATGTGAGATCAGGTATACACCTATCCCGGCGCGCGCGTTCTTTTATAATCGCCCGCTTTGCATACCGACAGTCCGAGACCATGCCCGACACCCAATACGCCCTGCTTGACGAGCCGTTATGGCCATTGATGAACAAGTTCTATCGCACTCACCAATCGTCGATGAAAGCCGTGCGCGACGCAAAGCTGTGGGTGGCCCGGCGTGACCGGATTGTTGCCGTGCTGTGTTTGCGTCCGGTGTCCGGCGGGCATTGGCTGACCGGCTTGCTGGTCGATCCGGCCTGCCGCGAGCAAGGGCTTGCCGCCGGGTTGATTGCGGCCGCGGTGAAGGAGTGCGAACTGCCGGTGTGGTTGTTCTGCCATCCGGACTTGCGGGGGTTTTATGAGCGACGCGGGTTTACTTTCGATCCGCCGATGCCTTACGCGATGGTTGAACGGTTAAGCCGTTATGCGCGCAGCAAACCGATGATTGCGATGGGGTTGGAGCCGGCTCAAGCCTGATGAAGATCAAATGTGGTTTTGTGGTGGATTTGGGTCAATCGTCCGCGTTGGGATCCAGGTCCGGGAACATCACCTCGGTGAAGCCAAACTTGCTGAAGTCGGTAATGCGCGACGGGTACAGGCGGCCGATCAGGTGGTCACACTCATGCTGCACCACCCGTGCATGAAACCCCGAGGCAAAACGCACGATGGGTTCACCCTTGGGGTCGACACCTTCGTAGCGAATCTGCTGGTAACGCTGCACCGCGCCACGCAGGCCAGGCACGGACAAACAGCCTTCGAAGCCCTCTTCCAGGATCGGGCTCAGCGGTGTGATCAACGGGTTGATCAGGATCGTCTGCGGCACGGCCTCGGCATCCGGGTAACGCTCGCTGTGCTCGAAACCGAAGATCACCAGTTGCAGGTCGACGCCGATCTGCGGAGCGGCCAGGCCAACGCCCCCCACGCTTTCCATGGTCTGGAACATGTCATCGATCAGTTGCCACAGCTCGGGGCTGTCGAACATTTCGACCGGCACTGGCGGGGCAATGCGCAGCAGGCGCTCATCGCCCATTTTCAGAATTTCACGAATCATGATCAGGTTTCATCAATGGTCGGTTTGTGTGAGTGATCGCGGCCCAACCCCGACACGTGGTGTTTTTCCTCATGGACGGGACCATGCTCGCCAGCCACTTTTTCGCCAGGGTCCTTGCCCTCTCGCGACATGTGCTCGATCACGGCATTCATTTCCGCGCCCAGCAGCAGCACCGCAGCGGAAATGTAGAAGTACAGCAACAGCACGATGATCGCACCGATACTGCCATACATGGCGTTGTAGTTGGCGAACTCCTTGACGTACAAACCAAAGCCCAGGGACGCGATGATCCATACCACCACCGCCAGCACTGAGCCTGGGGTGATGAAGCGGAATTCCTGTTTGACGTCGGGCATGACGTAGTAGATCAACGCCACCGCGACCATCATCAAAATCACGATCACCGGCCAGCGCGCGATGGTCCAGAGCGTGACGATGAAGTACTCAAGGCCGACTTGCGCAGCGATCCATTCCATCACCTGTGGCCCGAGCACCATCAGCGCTGCGGCGATCAGCAGCATG includes these proteins:
- a CDS encoding PhnD/SsuA/transferrin family substrate-binding protein, whose translation is MTQHIAELLMYTAPEPIHRANERWLARILERLGDTRRDTEGLSLMQMWLSPNLLLTQTCGYPLMTALRGKVRVLGRPRYELPDSSNGNHCSLILGRLDDARPTLADFRGSRGVINGQDSNSGMNLLRRRLAPLQRDGRFFAQVGISGSHRESLRWLREDLADLAAIDSVTFAYLARHAAEEVAGLRVIARSALSPALPFITAATVSDEQAEALLRVMNLALRELPQVAETLGLPEVLPANESDYQIVLDYQREAETLGYGDLR
- a CDS encoding fatty acid desaturase; the protein is MPHYFDSAHQAEIESLRRRFTARTEWPTWLLLIGVYGAWFGIVLNSHRLGLWWSTLLLIPLLVLWLSVQHELLHGHPTRWPILNKILGYAPFAVWYPYTLYRDSHLLHHRDEDLTIPGRDPESRYLSAGQWQGSSALVRSLHWLSKTVLGRFALGAPLALLALAREELQRLRAGERQAWLMWLSHGLMTGVMLLFIASVSVLPVWHYLLLISVPALSIAMIRSYYEHRPHAAPEQRTVLNEAAWPWRWLFLNLNFHLVHHELPGLPWYDLPRAYQARREQWLARSGGFLVQGYGQLWREHGVKAIDSPRHPFH
- a CDS encoding GNAT family N-acetyltransferase, which codes for MPDTQYALLDEPLWPLMNKFYRTHQSSMKAVRDAKLWVARRDRIVAVLCLRPVSGGHWLTGLLVDPACREQGLAAGLIAAAVKECELPVWLFCHPDLRGFYERRGFTFDPPMPYAMVERLSRYARSKPMIAMGLEPAQA
- the def gene encoding peptide deformylase, which translates into the protein MIREILKMGDERLLRIAPPVPVEMFDSPELWQLIDDMFQTMESVGGVGLAAPQIGVDLQLVIFGFEHSERYPDAEAVPQTILINPLITPLSPILEEGFEGCLSVPGLRGAVQRYQQIRYEGVDPKGEPIVRFASGFHARVVQHECDHLIGRLYPSRITDFSKFGFTEVMFPDLDPNADD
- a CDS encoding YihY/virulence factor BrkB family protein, whose amino-acid sequence is MIFPDMRGLPLHRVMMRTVTEFIADEMSTYASALAYQMLFSLFPFILFLIALIGFLHLPDFFSWLRLQSELVLPPQALEQVNPVIDQLQQSKGGLLSVGIVIALYTASAGVRLMMSAMNAAYDVVEGRPLWKRFPLSIIYTVGIAGMLLIAAALMVLGPQVMEWIAAQVGLEYFIVTLWTIARWPVIVILMMVAVALIYYVMPDVKQEFRFITPGSVLAVVVWIIASLGFGLYVKEFANYNAMYGSIGAIIVLLLYFYISAAVLLLGAEMNAVIEHMSREGKDPGEKVAGEHGPVHEEKHHVSGLGRDHSHKPTIDET